A window from Zingiber officinale cultivar Zhangliang chromosome 7A, Zo_v1.1, whole genome shotgun sequence encodes these proteins:
- the LOC121999673 gene encoding uncharacterized protein LOC121999673: MSSRVCCGTPKEGIGATPFYLVYGGEAVILAKVEVESDRLQHYYEDNAEMMLLELDLVDESRAKAAVRLMAYRQRMKQNYNRRVIPRSFQVSDLVWKKVKPVGDVTKLEAPWDGPFKVVEKLQSYAYYLEDEDGRRLERP; encoded by the coding sequence ATGAGCTCCCGAGTGTGCTGTGGGACTCCTAAGGAAGGGATCGGGGCAACTCCTTTctacctggtgtatggcggcgaagcagtcatcctCGCCAAAGTCGAAGTTGAGTCTGATCGGCTACAACACTACTATGAGGATAACGCCGAGATGATGTTGCTGGAGCTGGACTTAGTGGATGAATCGCGTGCTAAAGCCGCCGTCCGATTGATGGCCTACCGCCAGaggatgaaacagaactacaatcggagggtgatcccgaggtcgttCCAGGTCAGCGATCTagtatggaagaaagtaaagccggtcggagaCGTCACCAAGCTGGAGGCCCCCTGGGacggacccttcaaggtcgtagAGAAACTCCAGTCAtacgcctactacttggaggatgaggacggacgacGACTGGAGAGGCCGTAG